The following proteins are encoded in a genomic region of Micrococcaceae bacterium Sec5.8:
- a CDS encoding DUF559 domain-containing protein: MRPPANLPTHLAAAPFTVYEARAAALGSARLRASDLAGAGRLLYLPAGWEFELRGLARALSAATPGGWVSHLTAARLLGLWLPARYRDCRDLHLSKPKALPPVRREGVVGHTVLVFEDELMVWDGTRISTPARTWLDLARILPLPDLVAVGDQLVRRPRTGLEGRSEPWAALPQLTAMLTRHPKLKGIVRARQAVELIRPGSDSAPETFLRLALSAAGLPEPELQLRIVPGDPFSPAADLGYRRHKVAIQYDGGHHRTREQQSRDNRRDESFNAAGWRYFKFNADDLAEDFRGACRRVRFALHNR; this comes from the coding sequence ATGCGCCCACCAGCTAACTTGCCGACTCACCTCGCCGCCGCTCCGTTCACCGTTTATGAGGCGCGGGCTGCCGCCCTGGGCAGTGCCCGGCTCCGCGCCTCCGATCTCGCGGGGGCCGGTCGGCTGCTCTATCTGCCGGCCGGCTGGGAGTTCGAACTCCGCGGGCTGGCCCGCGCCCTGTCAGCCGCGACCCCGGGCGGCTGGGTATCGCACCTCACGGCCGCCAGGTTGCTGGGGCTGTGGCTCCCGGCCCGCTACCGCGACTGCCGGGACCTGCATCTGAGCAAGCCCAAGGCGCTGCCACCCGTCCGACGGGAAGGCGTGGTCGGGCACACCGTCCTGGTGTTTGAGGATGAACTTATGGTCTGGGACGGAACCCGCATCTCAACGCCCGCCCGGACATGGCTGGATCTCGCCCGCATCCTGCCCCTGCCGGACCTCGTGGCGGTCGGCGACCAATTGGTGCGCCGGCCCCGCACGGGACTGGAGGGCCGATCCGAGCCGTGGGCGGCACTTCCCCAGCTGACGGCGATGCTCACCCGGCACCCGAAACTCAAGGGCATTGTCAGGGCGCGGCAGGCAGTGGAGCTCATCCGGCCGGGCTCCGACTCCGCGCCGGAGACGTTCCTGCGCCTGGCGTTGAGCGCTGCCGGTCTGCCGGAACCGGAGCTGCAGCTCCGGATCGTGCCGGGCGACCCCTTTTCCCCCGCTGCTGATCTCGGCTACCGGAGGCATAAGGTCGCCATCCAGTACGACGGCGGCCACCACCGAACGCGCGAACAACAGTCCCGCGACAATCGCCGCGACGAATCCTTCAACGCGGCCGGGTGGCGTTATTTCAAGTTCAACGCCGACGATCTGGCAGAGGACTTCCGCGGCGCTTGCCGACGGGTCCGGTTCGCCCTCCACAACCGTTAA
- a CDS encoding inositol-3-phosphate synthase, which translates to MSSHPIRVAIVGVGNCATSLVQGVEYYRNADPAATIPGLMHVEFGKYHVNDVQFVAAFDVDGKKVGLDLSEAILASENNTIKIADVPPTGVTVQRGPTLDGLGKYYLETIEQSTEEPVDVVQALKDANVDVMVCYLPVGSQEAAEFYAQCAIDAGVGFVNALPVFIAGTKAWADKFTAAGVPIVGDDIKSQIGATITHRVMAKLFEDRGVTLDRTYQLNVGGNMDFKNMLERDRLESKKISKTQAVTSNVEADLAPRDVHIGPSDYVQWLDDRKWAFVRLEGRNFGDAPVSLEYKLEVWDSPNSAGVIIDAIRAAKIGLDRGIGGPLLSASSYFMKSPPEQFNDDLAREKVEAFIRGDLER; encoded by the coding sequence GTGTCTTCACATCCGATTCGTGTTGCAATCGTCGGCGTAGGTAACTGCGCCACCTCGCTGGTCCAGGGCGTTGAGTACTACCGCAATGCCGACCCCGCCGCAACGATCCCGGGGCTGATGCACGTGGAGTTCGGCAAGTACCACGTCAATGACGTTCAGTTCGTTGCCGCGTTCGACGTTGACGGCAAGAAGGTGGGCCTGGATCTGTCCGAGGCCATCCTGGCCAGCGAAAACAACACCATCAAGATCGCCGACGTCCCGCCGACCGGTGTCACCGTCCAGCGCGGCCCCACCCTCGACGGACTCGGCAAGTACTACCTCGAGACGATTGAGCAGTCCACGGAGGAGCCGGTCGACGTCGTCCAGGCCCTCAAGGACGCCAATGTCGACGTGATGGTGTGCTACCTGCCCGTCGGGTCGCAGGAAGCCGCCGAGTTCTACGCCCAGTGCGCGATCGACGCCGGCGTTGGCTTCGTCAACGCCCTGCCGGTCTTCATCGCCGGCACCAAAGCCTGGGCGGACAAGTTCACCGCCGCCGGTGTCCCGATCGTGGGCGATGACATCAAGAGCCAGATCGGTGCCACCATCACGCACCGCGTCATGGCCAAGCTGTTCGAGGACCGCGGCGTCACCCTGGACCGCACCTACCAGCTGAACGTCGGCGGCAACATGGACTTTAAGAACATGCTGGAGCGCGACCGCCTCGAATCCAAGAAGATCTCCAAGACGCAGGCCGTCACGTCCAACGTGGAAGCCGACCTCGCGCCGCGCGACGTCCACATCGGCCCGTCGGACTACGTCCAGTGGCTCGACGACCGCAAATGGGCCTTCGTGCGCCTCGAGGGCCGCAACTTCGGCGACGCCCCGGTGTCGCTGGAATACAAGCTGGAGGTCTGGGACTCGCCCAACTCCGCCGGTGTGATCATCGACGCCATCCGCGCCGCCAAGATCGGCCTGGACCGCGGTATCGGCGGCCCGCTGCTCTCCGCGTCGAGCTACTTCATGAAGTCCCCGCCGGAGCAGTTCAACGATGACCTCGCCCGCGAAAAGGTTGAGGCTTTCATCCGCGGCGACCTGGAGCGCTAA
- the mgrA gene encoding L-glyceraldehyde 3-phosphate reductase — MTYVAAETRYDSMPYRRVGRSGLKLPAISLGLWHNFGDDKPFEIQRAILRRAFDLGVNHFDLANNYGPAAGSAETNFGRHLRDDFAPYRDELIISTKAGYNMWPGPFGEWGSRKYLLASLDQSLDRMGLDYVDIFYSHRPDPETPMEETMGALDQAVRSGKALYAGISSYTPEQTLEAARILKELGTPLLIHQPSYSMLNRWTENGSPNLYEALEQAGAGSIAFSPLAQGMLTDRYLNGIPADSRAAQAKSLDEGTITDDKLDRVRGLQKIAEGRGQTLAQMAIAWILREQGKGSSVTSALVGASSVRQLEDTLSAVENLDFTPAELTAIDEFAVESDINLWAQK; from the coding sequence ATGACGTATGTTGCAGCAGAAACCCGTTATGACTCCATGCCGTACCGCCGCGTCGGCCGCAGCGGGCTGAAGCTCCCCGCCATCTCACTGGGCCTGTGGCATAACTTCGGCGACGACAAGCCCTTCGAAATCCAGCGCGCCATCCTGCGCCGGGCCTTCGACCTTGGCGTCAACCACTTTGACCTCGCCAACAACTACGGCCCGGCCGCCGGTTCGGCCGAAACCAACTTCGGCCGCCACCTCAGGGACGACTTCGCGCCCTACCGGGACGAGCTGATCATCTCCACCAAAGCCGGCTACAACATGTGGCCGGGCCCGTTCGGTGAGTGGGGATCCCGAAAATACCTGCTCGCGAGCCTGGACCAGTCCCTGGACCGCATGGGCCTGGACTACGTCGATATTTTCTACAGCCACCGGCCCGATCCGGAGACGCCGATGGAAGAGACCATGGGCGCCCTGGACCAGGCCGTCCGCTCCGGGAAAGCCTTGTACGCGGGCATCTCCTCGTACACGCCGGAGCAGACCCTCGAGGCCGCCCGGATCCTCAAGGAACTCGGCACCCCGCTGCTGATCCACCAGCCGAGCTACTCCATGCTGAACCGCTGGACCGAAAACGGCAGCCCCAACCTGTACGAGGCGCTGGAGCAGGCAGGGGCCGGGTCGATCGCGTTTTCGCCGCTCGCCCAGGGCATGCTCACCGACCGCTACTTGAACGGGATTCCCGCCGATTCCCGCGCCGCTCAAGCGAAATCCCTGGATGAGGGCACCATCACAGACGACAAGCTGGACCGGGTGCGTGGCCTGCAGAAGATCGCCGAGGGCCGCGGCCAGACCCTCGCGCAGATGGCGATCGCCTGGATCCTGCGCGAACAGGGCAAGGGCTCCTCCGTGACGTCCGCGCTCGTCGGCGCGTCCAGCGTCCGGCAGCTCGAAGACACCCTGTCGGCTGTTGAGAACCTGGACTTCACCCCCGCGGAGCTGACGGCGATCGACGAGTTCGCCGTCGAGTCCGACATCAATCTGTGGGCCCAGAAGTAG
- the treZ gene encoding malto-oligosyltrehalose trehalohydrolase codes for MTLPANPNARFDLWAPEAGAVTLLAGGQQYPMTPRAVSGAVGGSEGSGWWTALDAPAAGEVDYGYLLDGDTTPLPDPRSRRQPDGVHSLSRTFDAGSHEWADGAWQGRALQGAVIYELHIGTFTPEGTLDAAAGKLDYLVDLGVDFVELLPVNGFNGTHNWGYDGVLWYAVHEGYGGPAAYQRFVDAAHAAGLGVIQDVVYNHLGPSGNYLPRFGPYLKSGEGNTWGDSVNLDGAGSDVVRAYVLENAAMWLRDYHVDGLRLDAVHAFKDERAVHLLEEFGALADTVAAETGRPATMIAESDLNDPRLLYPRDVNGYGLAGQWSDDFHHAVHVNVSGEAEGYYADFESLEALAKVLVDGFFHDGSYSSFRGRHHGRPINTGVVHPAALVVCNQNHDQIGNRATGDRLSQTLGYGQLALAAVATLSSPFTPMLFMGEEYGATTPWQFFTSHPEPELGKATAEGRIKEFERMGWDPAVVPDPQDPETFTRSKLNWAEAADGDHARLLTLYRNLIALRRSTPELAGLGFEDTAVAFSETDGWLRLRRGSVEVAMNFFVEPRRLAVAGSSIALATDDAACLSDGQLDLPGHSAAIISK; via the coding sequence ATGACCTTGCCTGCCAATCCAAATGCACGCTTCGACCTCTGGGCGCCGGAGGCCGGCGCCGTGACACTGCTCGCCGGCGGCCAGCAGTACCCGATGACGCCGCGGGCAGTCAGCGGTGCCGTCGGCGGCTCAGAGGGGAGCGGCTGGTGGACGGCGTTGGATGCCCCGGCCGCGGGCGAGGTGGATTATGGCTACCTGCTGGACGGGGACACCACACCGCTGCCGGATCCCCGGTCACGGCGGCAGCCCGACGGCGTCCATTCGCTCTCCCGGACCTTCGACGCCGGCAGCCACGAGTGGGCGGACGGGGCCTGGCAGGGCCGGGCGCTGCAGGGCGCCGTGATCTACGAGCTGCACATCGGCACCTTCACCCCTGAAGGCACGCTGGATGCTGCGGCCGGGAAACTCGACTACCTGGTGGACCTCGGCGTCGACTTCGTGGAGCTGCTGCCGGTCAACGGTTTCAACGGCACCCATAACTGGGGCTACGACGGTGTCCTCTGGTACGCCGTGCACGAGGGCTACGGCGGCCCGGCCGCCTACCAGCGCTTCGTGGATGCCGCCCATGCTGCCGGGCTGGGCGTCATCCAGGACGTGGTTTACAACCACCTGGGGCCCAGCGGCAACTATCTTCCGCGCTTCGGTCCGTACCTGAAGTCGGGGGAGGGCAACACCTGGGGTGACTCGGTGAACCTCGACGGCGCCGGATCCGACGTCGTGCGTGCCTACGTCCTTGAGAACGCCGCCATGTGGCTGCGGGACTACCACGTGGACGGGCTTCGGCTCGACGCCGTGCACGCCTTCAAGGACGAACGGGCGGTCCACCTGCTGGAGGAATTCGGTGCCCTCGCGGACACTGTCGCGGCAGAAACCGGACGGCCCGCCACCATGATCGCCGAGTCGGATCTTAACGATCCGCGGCTGCTGTACCCGCGGGACGTCAACGGCTACGGCCTGGCCGGGCAGTGGAGCGATGACTTCCACCACGCGGTCCACGTCAACGTCAGCGGCGAGGCCGAGGGCTACTACGCCGACTTCGAATCCCTGGAGGCTTTGGCCAAGGTCCTGGTGGACGGGTTCTTCCACGACGGCAGCTATTCCAGCTTCCGCGGCCGGCACCACGGCCGGCCCATCAACACCGGCGTGGTCCACCCGGCAGCGCTGGTGGTCTGCAACCAGAACCACGACCAGATCGGCAACCGGGCCACCGGCGACCGGTTGTCCCAGACACTGGGCTACGGGCAGCTGGCGCTGGCCGCCGTCGCGACCCTGAGCTCACCCTTCACCCCCATGCTGTTCATGGGGGAAGAATACGGTGCCACCACGCCCTGGCAGTTCTTTACCTCGCACCCGGAACCGGAACTCGGCAAGGCCACCGCGGAGGGCCGGATCAAGGAGTTCGAGCGGATGGGCTGGGACCCGGCCGTCGTGCCCGACCCGCAGGACCCGGAGACGTTCACCCGCTCCAAGCTCAACTGGGCTGAAGCCGCCGACGGCGACCACGCCCGCCTGCTGACGTTGTACCGGAACCTGATCGCGCTCCGGCGCTCGACGCCGGAACTCGCCGGCCTCGGCTTCGAGGACACCGCGGTTGCCTTCAGCGAGACCGACGGCTGGCTTCGCCTGCGCCGCGGCAGCGTGGAGGTCGCCATGAACTTCTTCGTGGAACCGCGGCGGCTCGCCGTCGCCGGATCCTCGATCGCACTGGCCACCGACGACGCCGCGTGCCTCTCAGACGGCCAGCTCGACCTGCCCGGACACAGTGCCGCCATCATCTCGAAATAG
- the treY gene encoding malto-oligosyltrehalose synthase yields the protein MRTPVSTYRLQIRPGFTLQDAAETVPYLKSLGVDWIYLSPILTAEKGSDHGYDVTDPSAIDPDRGGAEGLAAAAKAAHDAGMGVLVDIVPNHVGVATPVQNPWWWSLLEEGQQSRYAAAFDVDWDFGAGRVRIPVLGEDSDVAALEIKDGELRYYDHRFPLAAGTYTAGDDPREVHDRQHYELVGWRRADNDLNYRRFFAVNSLAGIRVELPEVFDEAHAEIVRWFSEGLVDGLRIDHPDGLADPEGYLHRLREVTGGSYLLIEKILEPGEELPSSFDCEGTTGYDALADVDRLFVDPAGQEPLDALDTELRGGVVADYDDMIRGTKRRITDGILHSEMQRLARLVPAGTGLGAERAADALSEIIAAFPVYRSYLPEGAEVLQEACGLAVRRRPELADAVGLLQPLLLDAGAELGRRFQQTSGMVMAKGVEDTAFFRYTRLGTLTEVGADPTEFSVSTEEFHRRMTRRQATIPLSMTTLSTHDTKRSEDTRARISVLAELAPEWQAALARLQELAPLPDGPLANLLWQAIAGAWPAGRERLQSYAQKAAREAGNSTDWLDPDAAFEEKVAAAVDAAFDNPEVRAELESLAELLSPYGAVNSLSAKLVQLTMPGVPDVYQGTEFWDRSLTDPDNRRPFDYGARRAALAALDAGERPASYRDETAKLLVTSRALRLRRDRPELFTGYRALTATGAAAGHLVGFDRGSAAGAGAVTLATRLPRGLEQQGGWRDAAIDLADAMTDELTGATFGPGPVLLAEVFGSYPVALLVPAKR from the coding sequence ATGAGGACGCCTGTCTCCACCTACCGGCTGCAGATCCGGCCCGGCTTCACCCTCCAGGACGCTGCCGAGACGGTGCCGTACTTGAAATCACTCGGCGTGGACTGGATCTACCTCTCGCCGATCCTTACCGCGGAAAAGGGATCGGACCACGGCTATGACGTCACCGACCCCTCCGCGATCGACCCCGACCGGGGCGGCGCGGAGGGCCTCGCCGCCGCCGCGAAGGCGGCCCACGACGCCGGCATGGGTGTGCTCGTTGACATCGTGCCCAACCACGTCGGCGTGGCGACGCCGGTACAGAACCCGTGGTGGTGGTCCCTGCTCGAAGAGGGACAGCAGTCCCGCTACGCTGCCGCGTTCGACGTCGACTGGGACTTCGGTGCCGGCAGGGTCCGGATCCCTGTCCTGGGGGAGGACTCCGACGTCGCCGCCCTGGAAATCAAGGACGGGGAGCTGCGGTACTACGACCACCGTTTCCCGCTGGCCGCGGGCACCTATACCGCAGGTGATGATCCGCGCGAGGTCCACGACCGGCAGCACTACGAGCTGGTCGGCTGGCGCCGGGCCGACAACGACCTGAACTACCGCCGGTTCTTCGCCGTCAACAGCCTGGCCGGCATCCGGGTCGAACTCCCGGAGGTCTTCGACGAAGCCCACGCCGAAATCGTGCGCTGGTTCAGCGAGGGCCTCGTCGACGGACTCCGCATCGACCACCCGGACGGCCTTGCCGACCCGGAAGGCTACCTGCACCGGCTCCGCGAGGTCACCGGCGGCAGCTACCTGCTGATCGAGAAGATCCTCGAGCCGGGGGAGGAGCTTCCGTCCAGCTTCGACTGCGAGGGAACCACCGGTTATGACGCCCTCGCGGACGTGGACCGGCTCTTCGTCGATCCCGCCGGGCAGGAACCGCTCGATGCGCTCGACACGGAGCTGCGCGGCGGAGTCGTCGCGGATTACGATGACATGATCCGCGGCACCAAGCGCCGGATCACTGACGGCATCCTGCATTCGGAGATGCAGCGGCTGGCCCGCCTGGTGCCCGCCGGGACGGGTCTCGGCGCAGAACGTGCCGCCGATGCCCTTTCGGAGATCATCGCCGCGTTCCCGGTTTACCGCAGCTACCTCCCCGAGGGCGCGGAGGTTCTGCAGGAGGCCTGCGGACTCGCAGTCCGCCGGCGTCCCGAATTGGCGGACGCCGTCGGGCTCCTGCAGCCCCTGCTCCTGGACGCCGGTGCCGAACTGGGACGCCGCTTCCAGCAGACCTCCGGCATGGTGATGGCCAAGGGCGTCGAGGACACCGCCTTCTTCCGCTACACCCGGCTCGGCACCCTGACGGAGGTCGGGGCCGACCCGACCGAGTTCTCGGTGTCGACGGAGGAATTCCACCGCCGGATGACGCGCCGCCAGGCAACCATCCCGCTGTCCATGACCACGCTGAGCACGCACGACACCAAACGCAGCGAGGACACCCGGGCCCGGATTTCTGTGCTCGCGGAGCTGGCGCCGGAATGGCAGGCCGCGCTGGCCCGGCTGCAGGAACTCGCGCCGCTGCCCGACGGGCCGCTGGCCAACCTGCTGTGGCAGGCCATCGCCGGCGCCTGGCCTGCCGGCCGGGAACGGCTGCAGTCGTACGCGCAGAAGGCTGCCCGTGAGGCCGGCAACTCCACCGACTGGCTGGACCCGGACGCCGCCTTTGAGGAGAAGGTGGCGGCCGCAGTTGACGCGGCCTTCGACAACCCTGAGGTCAGGGCGGAACTGGAATCCCTGGCGGAGCTCTTATCCCCGTACGGGGCGGTTAACTCCCTCAGCGCCAAGCTGGTGCAGCTCACCATGCCCGGGGTGCCGGACGTGTACCAGGGCACCGAATTCTGGGACCGCTCGCTGACCGATCCGGACAACCGGCGCCCGTTCGACTACGGTGCGCGGCGCGCGGCCCTGGCAGCGCTCGACGCCGGTGAGCGTCCGGCGTCGTACCGGGATGAGACGGCAAAACTCCTCGTCACTTCGCGGGCCCTGCGTCTGCGGCGGGACCGGCCCGAGCTGTTCACGGGCTACCGCGCCCTCACGGCCACCGGGGCGGCGGCCGGACACCTGGTCGGCTTCGACCGGGGCAGCGCAGCAGGGGCCGGCGCTGTGACGCTGGCTACCCGGCTGCCCCGCGGTCTGGAGCAGCAGGGCGGCTGGCGGGATGCCGCCATCGACCTGGCCGATGCCATGACCGATGAACTGACAGGCGCCACCTTCGGGCCGGGTCCCGTGCTGCTCGCCGAGGTTTTTGGCAGCTACCCGGTTGCCTTGCTCGTCCCGGCAAAGCGCTGA